A genomic window from Thalassoroseus pseudoceratinae includes:
- the sucC gene encoding ADP-forming succinate--CoA ligase subunit beta, which yields MKIHEYQAKQLLREAGVPVPRGIVAKSAEEAAAAFTELGGELAVVKSQIHAGGRGKGRFKEEPEQAGVVLVRSADEAKENAARMLGNTLVTIQTGDEGKQVNTLFVEEGLPIENELYLGIVVDREHGSPVVMMSTEGGMEIEEVAHNTPEKIIKEPFGTAYGLQPYQARRLAYALGLSNTAVRSAENFLTKFCQFFIDSDCSMAEVNPLVVTKDQKLVALDAKVSFDENALFRHKSFVEELRDLTEEEPTEVQAAEAGLSYVKLDGNIGCLVNGAGLAMSTMDLIKLHGGEPANFLDVGGGANVDQVTEAFRIILADDNVKAILVNIFGGIMKCDTIVEALLTAYDKIGITLPLVVRLEGTNVELARKMLSESGKQITTATDLTDAAQKVVATLNA from the coding sequence ATGAAGATTCACGAGTATCAAGCCAAACAACTTCTCCGGGAAGCCGGGGTGCCCGTGCCGCGTGGCATCGTGGCCAAATCCGCTGAGGAAGCCGCCGCTGCTTTTACCGAATTAGGCGGTGAATTGGCCGTGGTGAAAAGCCAGATTCACGCCGGCGGTCGCGGGAAAGGTCGCTTCAAGGAAGAGCCCGAGCAAGCCGGTGTCGTGCTGGTTCGCTCTGCCGACGAAGCGAAGGAAAATGCCGCAAGAATGCTGGGCAACACACTCGTCACGATTCAAACCGGCGACGAAGGCAAGCAGGTCAATACACTGTTCGTCGAAGAAGGCCTGCCGATCGAGAATGAATTGTATCTCGGGATCGTCGTCGATCGTGAACACGGCTCGCCCGTGGTGATGATGTCGACCGAGGGCGGCATGGAGATCGAAGAAGTCGCCCACAACACGCCCGAAAAAATCATCAAAGAACCATTCGGCACCGCCTACGGTTTGCAACCGTATCAAGCTCGCCGATTGGCCTACGCCTTGGGACTGTCGAACACCGCCGTCCGCAGTGCCGAGAACTTCCTCACGAAGTTCTGCCAGTTCTTCATTGACAGCGATTGCAGCATGGCGGAAGTCAACCCGCTTGTGGTCACGAAAGATCAGAAGCTCGTCGCGCTCGATGCGAAAGTGTCCTTCGACGAAAACGCCTTGTTCCGTCACAAAAGCTTCGTCGAAGAACTCCGTGACTTGACTGAAGAAGAACCGACTGAAGTCCAAGCCGCCGAAGCCGGTTTGAGTTACGTGAAACTCGATGGCAACATCGGCTGTCTCGTGAACGGTGCGGGACTCGCCATGAGCACGATGGACCTGATCAAACTCCATGGCGGCGAACCGGCCAACTTCTTGGACGTCGGCGGCGGAGCGAACGTCGATCAAGTCACCGAAGCCTTCCGGATCATTCTCGCCGACGACAACGTCAAAGCGATTCTGGTCAACATCTTCGGCGGCATCATGAAGTGTGACACGATCGTGGAAGCCCTGCTCACCGCTTATGACAAGATCGGCATCACGCTGCCGTTGGTGGTTCGCCTCGAAGGCACGAACGTCGAACTCGCCCGCAAGATGCTCAGCGAAAGCGGCAAACAAATTACCACCGCCACCGACCTCACCGACGCGGCTCAGAAAGTCGTCGCGACGTTGAACGCGTAA
- a CDS encoding sulfate adenylyltransferase: MADLIAPHGGLSEPVNRTVPADQQAAFLEEAKTLPQVPVSTADLSTVYRLADGTLSPLTGPMDSKAYNLVLDEAVVESNGAKYAWTIPLAFPVTTELAGTLSAGQKVALTNPEGEIVATLDITDVYEWDKQKYISSVYQTDRTDHPGADMVLVNDADKTHLIGGEIQALPQPKNAAFGKYVLSPKEVRAVIADKGWDAVVAFQTRNPLHRAHEYALVYGLETLLRDGKNAGAVLNPLIGETKGDDVSAEIRMLTYEKLIADRALGEGDSDAELWGPRGESVPDRVALLGLDIKMFYGGPKEAVMHAIYRQNMGYTHIVIGRKHADAPYKDGTAIWGDFDAHEIFDNLNGDLKIQPVKVGFAAFYESLGRVDLMENHADEKPVFISGKDVRATLQKGEMVDPRIMRESTSKILADAMKQ, from the coding sequence ATGGCTGATCTTATCGCCCCTCACGGCGGTCTGTCCGAACCCGTCAACCGTACCGTTCCCGCCGACCAACAAGCCGCGTTCCTCGAAGAAGCGAAAACGCTGCCGCAAGTTCCGGTTTCGACGGCTGATTTGTCCACGGTCTATCGTTTGGCGGACGGCACACTCAGCCCGCTGACCGGCCCGATGGATTCCAAGGCTTACAACCTCGTCTTGGATGAAGCCGTTGTCGAGAGTAACGGTGCGAAATACGCTTGGACAATTCCGTTGGCGTTTCCTGTCACGACCGAATTGGCGGGCACCCTGTCCGCGGGACAGAAAGTCGCGTTGACGAACCCGGAAGGTGAAATCGTCGCCACGCTCGACATCACCGATGTCTATGAGTGGGACAAACAGAAATACATCAGCAGCGTGTACCAAACGGATCGCACCGATCATCCCGGTGCCGACATGGTGTTGGTGAACGATGCCGACAAGACACACCTGATCGGCGGTGAAATTCAAGCCCTTCCACAACCGAAGAACGCTGCCTTCGGCAAATACGTTCTCTCGCCGAAGGAAGTGCGAGCGGTCATCGCGGACAAAGGTTGGGATGCCGTCGTTGCGTTCCAGACCCGCAACCCCCTGCACCGTGCTCACGAGTACGCTTTGGTTTATGGCTTGGAAACCTTGCTTCGCGACGGTAAAAATGCGGGTGCCGTGCTCAATCCGCTGATCGGTGAAACCAAAGGCGACGACGTCTCCGCCGAAATCCGAATGCTCACCTACGAGAAGCTGATCGCCGACCGTGCTTTGGGTGAAGGCGATAGCGACGCGGAACTCTGGGGCCCACGTGGCGAAAGCGTGCCAGATCGCGTGGCGTTGCTTGGTTTGGACATCAAAATGTTCTATGGCGGTCCAAAAGAAGCCGTCATGCACGCCATCTACCGTCAGAACATGGGCTACACGCACATTGTGATCGGTCGGAAACACGCCGACGCCCCCTACAAAGATGGCACCGCCATTTGGGGCGACTTCGACGCTCACGAAATCTTCGACAACCTGAACGGCGACCTCAAAATCCAACCGGTCAAAGTCGGTTTCGCCGCGTTCTACGAGTCGCTCGGTCGTGTCGATCTCATGGAAAACCACGCCGACGAAAAGCCCGTCTTCATCTCCGGCAAAGACGTCCGTGCCACCCTCCAAAAAGGGGAAATGGTCGACCCGCGAATCATGCGAGAGAGCACCTCGAAGATTCTCGCCGACGCAATGAAACAGTAG
- a CDS encoding response regulator, giving the protein MRKLLSDFQTSWRFLSGSSDEYRANPTASEACQEECVMTTPDVSRVDSASKTCRMPCSKSSPTKRRVLVVEDDSSIAECIEFVLASRGYEVFLAGDGTEGLCRAERDFPDLIILDVVLPRRSGLVLLERTRHWHPDPPRIILITGNDEPRHRDFALSRGADGFFAKPFDVEDLANSVDRLFAVPTRTSA; this is encoded by the coding sequence TTGCGGAAGTTGCTGTCGGATTTCCAGACGAGTTGGCGATTCCTAAGCGGATCGTCCGATGAATACAGAGCCAACCCAACCGCCTCCGAAGCCTGCCAAGAGGAATGCGTGATGACCACTCCGGATGTAAGTCGCGTGGATTCTGCCTCGAAAACGTGTCGCATGCCTTGCTCGAAATCGTCGCCTACCAAACGTCGTGTGCTGGTCGTTGAAGATGACAGCTCCATCGCCGAGTGCATCGAATTTGTTCTAGCGAGCCGAGGTTACGAGGTTTTTCTAGCCGGCGATGGCACGGAAGGGCTCTGCCGGGCGGAGCGAGATTTCCCGGATTTGATCATTCTCGATGTCGTATTACCACGACGCAGCGGTTTAGTATTGCTGGAACGCACTCGACATTGGCACCCCGATCCGCCGCGGATCATCTTGATCACTGGGAACGACGAACCCCGTCACCGCGACTTCGCTCTCAGCCGAGGTGCAGACGGCTTCTTCGCCAAACCGTTTGATGTCGAAGATCTCGCCAATTCGGTTGACCGCCTGTTTGCGGTTCCGACCCGAACGAGCGCCTAA
- a CDS encoding Gfo/Idh/MocA family protein, protein MSKIRWGILSTAKIGTVKVIPAMQKGQLCEIAAIASRGVDRAQAAADELGIPKAYGSYEELLADPDIDAVYNPLPNHLHVSWSIKALEAGKHVLCEKPIGLTSAEGQELVSAGKAHPELKLMEAFMYRHHPQWQKAKELATNGSIGQLRTVQTAFSYFNDNPDDIRNQADAGGGGLMDIGCYPISLSRFIFDDEPERVIGEVEFDPKFHTDRLASAILKFHNGTATFTCSTQLVPYQRVNIFGTEGRVEIEIPFNAPPDKPCKIWHQRGSEIEEITFDVCDQYTIQGDLFSKAILENTPVPTPIKDAVANMRVIEAILASARDSQWIVL, encoded by the coding sequence ATGAGCAAGATTCGATGGGGCATCCTCAGCACCGCGAAAATCGGTACGGTCAAAGTCATCCCGGCAATGCAAAAAGGACAGCTTTGCGAGATTGCTGCGATCGCTTCGCGAGGCGTTGACCGGGCCCAAGCCGCCGCCGATGAACTTGGGATTCCCAAAGCTTACGGCAGCTACGAGGAACTGCTCGCCGATCCGGACATCGACGCCGTCTACAACCCGCTGCCGAACCATCTGCACGTGTCGTGGTCGATCAAAGCACTCGAAGCCGGTAAACATGTTCTTTGCGAAAAGCCAATCGGGTTGACCTCGGCCGAAGGTCAGGAGTTGGTCTCAGCGGGGAAGGCTCATCCAGAATTGAAGTTGATGGAAGCCTTCATGTACCGCCATCATCCCCAATGGCAGAAGGCGAAGGAACTGGCAACGAACGGATCCATCGGCCAACTGCGAACCGTGCAGACCGCTTTTTCCTACTTCAACGACAACCCCGACGACATCCGCAACCAAGCCGACGCGGGCGGCGGCGGGCTAATGGACATCGGCTGCTATCCGATCTCGCTCTCACGGTTTATCTTCGACGACGAACCCGAACGCGTCATCGGCGAAGTCGAATTCGACCCGAAATTCCACACTGACCGGCTCGCGTCTGCGATTCTGAAATTCCACAACGGAACAGCGACATTCACCTGTTCAACCCAACTCGTTCCGTATCAGCGAGTCAACATCTTCGGCACCGAAGGCCGCGTGGAAATCGAAATCCCCTTTAATGCACCGCCCGACAAACCCTGCAAAATCTGGCATCAACGCGGCAGCGAGATCGAAGAAATCACCTTCGATGTCTGTGATCAATACACCATCCAAGGCGATCTGTTCTCGAAAGCTATCCTCGAAAACACGCCCGTCCCGACGCCCATCAAAGACGCCGTCGCCAACATGCGCGTGATCGAGGCCATCCTAGCAAGTGCCCGTGATTCCCAATGGATCGTGCTGTAG
- a CDS encoding adenylosuccinate synthase: MAATAVIGLQWGDEAKGKIVDLLTEDHDVVVRYLGGNNAGHTVVFNGKTYKLSLLPAGVLHPEKTSVIAGGVVINPKAFLEELDSIEKQNGATVDNLVVSDRAHVIFPWHQLEEAALEKARKDEAIGTTMRGIGPCYRDKAGRTHAIRMGDFIRPDVFRRRLEEIVPQKNTIIKALDPDATPLSADAIYEEFQAYADRLRPRITDTTALLHRELKADKKLLFEGAQGSLLDIDHGTFPFVTSSNSSGCGIHGGSGVPERVIDRMIGVVKAYTTRVGGGPFPTELHDETGQRIRDVGREYGTVTGRPRRCGWLDAVATRYGAMISGVDCIAVALLDVLTGLPELSICEAYEIDGERTTDFPSHIDDLAKAKPVYRTLPGWTEDICGVKKLADFPKAAREYLDALAELVERPVEIISVGPDREQTVIV, encoded by the coding sequence GTGGCTGCAACGGCTGTCATTGGTCTCCAATGGGGGGATGAGGCGAAGGGGAAAATTGTTGACCTCTTGACCGAAGATCACGACGTTGTCGTGCGGTATCTCGGAGGCAACAACGCGGGGCACACGGTTGTCTTCAACGGAAAGACGTACAAGCTTTCTTTGCTGCCAGCTGGTGTGTTGCATCCGGAGAAAACCTCGGTGATCGCCGGTGGCGTGGTCATCAACCCCAAAGCGTTCTTGGAAGAATTGGACAGCATCGAGAAGCAAAACGGTGCAACAGTGGATAACTTGGTCGTCAGCGACCGAGCTCATGTCATCTTCCCATGGCACCAACTGGAAGAAGCGGCGCTCGAGAAAGCCCGCAAAGATGAGGCCATCGGCACGACAATGCGGGGAATCGGCCCATGTTACCGCGATAAAGCCGGTCGCACACACGCGATCCGCATGGGCGATTTCATCCGTCCCGATGTCTTCCGCAGACGGTTGGAAGAGATCGTTCCGCAAAAGAACACCATCATCAAAGCCCTCGATCCCGATGCCACACCACTAAGTGCCGACGCGATTTACGAGGAATTCCAAGCGTACGCGGATCGTCTGCGTCCTCGAATTACCGATACCACCGCCCTCCTCCATCGCGAGTTGAAAGCCGACAAGAAGCTGCTGTTCGAAGGTGCCCAGGGAAGTTTGCTGGACATCGATCACGGAACGTTCCCGTTTGTGACGTCGTCAAATAGTTCCGGTTGCGGCATCCATGGCGGAAGTGGTGTGCCGGAGCGTGTCATTGACCGCATGATCGGCGTCGTCAAAGCCTACACGACTCGCGTGGGTGGCGGACCGTTCCCGACGGAACTCCACGACGAAACCGGTCAACGCATCCGCGACGTGGGCCGAGAATACGGCACCGTCACCGGGCGTCCACGTCGCTGCGGATGGTTAGACGCCGTCGCTACCCGATATGGTGCAATGATCAGCGGCGTGGATTGCATCGCCGTCGCCCTACTCGACGTCCTCACCGGATTGCCGGAACTCAGCATCTGTGAGGCGTACGAAATCGATGGCGAACGCACCACCGATTTCCCCAGCCACATCGATGACCTCGCCAAAGCCAAACCGGTCTACCGCACCCTGCCCGGCTGGACCGAAGACATCTGCGGCGTGAAAAAACTCGCCGACTTCCCCAAAGCCGCCCGCGAATATCTCGACGCCCTCGCCGAACTCGTCGAACGCCCCGTCGAAATCATCTCCGTCGGCCCGGACCGCGAGCAAACCGTGATTGTGTGA
- a CDS encoding Uma2 family endonuclease yields the protein MSSTIEQTEILEEYAELRIQDRSVLTSVIRERRKNGSDRYDEVWDGVYIVSPLANNELQNLITQLAAIMTATVQWASHGHVFAGVNVSDQEEDWRQDYRVPDVGVFLNDTKATNRGTHWFGGPDFAVEIVSPNDRTREKLDFYASVGTRELLVIDRDPWGLELYRLRNDQLAIVASSTVENGTILASETAPLSFRLRKGEPRPHIEVVHQDGQQNWTI from the coding sequence ATGAGTTCCACGATCGAACAAACGGAAATCCTGGAAGAGTACGCGGAACTACGCATTCAGGACCGGTCCGTTCTGACATCTGTGATCCGAGAACGTCGAAAAAACGGTTCCGATCGTTACGATGAGGTCTGGGATGGAGTCTACATCGTGTCGCCACTAGCCAACAACGAACTCCAAAACCTGATCACACAGTTAGCGGCGATTATGACAGCGACGGTCCAGTGGGCATCACACGGGCACGTCTTCGCGGGAGTCAATGTATCTGACCAAGAAGAAGATTGGCGACAAGACTATCGCGTGCCGGACGTGGGTGTGTTCTTGAATGACACAAAAGCAACAAATCGCGGTACACATTGGTTCGGCGGACCGGACTTTGCGGTGGAGATTGTTAGCCCCAATGACCGTACTCGCGAGAAGTTAGACTTCTATGCCTCAGTCGGGACTCGGGAATTGCTAGTCATCGACCGCGATCCTTGGGGCTTGGAACTCTATCGTCTGCGGAACGATCAACTCGCAATCGTTGCTTCCTCGACCGTTGAGAACGGAACAATCCTAGCAAGCGAAACGGCGCCACTTTCGTTTCGCTTGCGGAAAGGTGAACCGCGACCACACATCGAAGTCGTTCATCAGGACGGCCAACAGAATTGGACTATTTGA
- a CDS encoding DMT family transporter, with protein MSWVYLVLAGLFEVGWPVGLKMSQEPQTRWSGIAVAVGFMVVSGFMLWLAQRQIPMGTAYAVWTGIGAAGTFAVGVLHYGDPSSFLRYLGVALIIAGVVTLKIAY; from the coding sequence ATGAGCTGGGTGTATTTGGTACTCGCCGGTCTGTTTGAGGTTGGTTGGCCGGTTGGTTTGAAGATGTCTCAGGAGCCACAAACTCGGTGGAGTGGCATTGCGGTAGCCGTGGGGTTTATGGTCGTTTCTGGGTTTATGCTCTGGCTTGCACAGCGTCAGATCCCCATGGGAACTGCCTATGCAGTCTGGACAGGCATTGGCGCCGCAGGCACTTTTGCCGTCGGGGTCCTGCATTACGGAGATCCATCCTCCTTCCTACGGTATCTCGGCGTAGCCTTGATCATCGCGGGCGTCGTTACCCTCAAAATTGCGTACTGA
- the sucD gene encoding succinate--CoA ligase subunit alpha, whose translation MSILVDKNTRVITQGITGKAGLFHSQKCREYAAEVRPGDDVIVGGVTPGKGGTDVDGFPVFDSVADAVKETGANASLIFVPPPFAADAIISAADEGIELIVAITEGIPVMDMLKVQDCIKGSGARLIGPNCPGVITPGIAKLGIMPGYIHKPGSIGLISKSGTLTYEATWQLGNVGLGQSTAVGIGGDPIIGTSYIELLEMFENDPGTEAMLIIGEIGGNAEILAAEYIDAHVTKPVAAFIAGQTAPPGKRMGHAGAIISGGAGTAEEKIAALEKAGVSVARSPADMGAAVQKAMGVAAS comes from the coding sequence ATGAGCATCTTAGTTGATAAAAACACCCGTGTGATTACCCAAGGCATTACCGGTAAGGCGGGATTGTTTCATAGCCAGAAGTGTCGGGAATACGCCGCGGAAGTCCGCCCGGGTGACGATGTCATCGTGGGCGGCGTTACGCCGGGCAAAGGCGGAACCGATGTGGATGGCTTTCCAGTCTTCGATTCCGTGGCCGACGCCGTCAAAGAAACCGGAGCAAATGCTTCGCTGATTTTCGTGCCACCACCATTCGCCGCCGACGCGATCATCTCCGCCGCCGATGAAGGCATTGAACTCATCGTTGCCATCACCGAAGGCATCCCAGTCATGGACATGCTCAAGGTGCAAGATTGCATCAAAGGCAGCGGAGCCCGACTCATCGGCCCCAACTGCCCCGGTGTGATCACGCCTGGCATTGCCAAACTCGGTATCATGCCGGGATACATCCACAAACCGGGCAGCATCGGTTTGATCAGTAAGAGCGGCACGCTCACCTACGAAGCGACTTGGCAGCTCGGCAACGTTGGGCTCGGCCAGAGCACCGCAGTCGGTATCGGTGGTGATCCGATCATCGGCACGAGTTACATCGAACTGCTCGAAATGTTCGAGAACGATCCCGGCACCGAAGCGATGTTGATCATTGGTGAGATCGGCGGAAACGCGGAGATTCTCGCAGCGGAGTACATCGACGCTCACGTGACGAAACCAGTCGCCGCCTTCATCGCCGGTCAGACGGCTCCTCCTGGAAAACGGATGGGCCACGCGGGAGCCATCATCTCCGGCGGAGCCGGCACCGCGGAAGAAAAAATCGCCGCCCTCGAAAAAGCCGGCGTTTCCGTCGCCCGCAGCCCCGCCGACATGGGAGCCGCCGTGCAGAAGGCGATGGGAGTGGCCGCCAGTTAG
- a CDS encoding RbsD/FucU family protein, with protein MLNGIPPIISPELMYALMKMGHGDEIVLADGNFPADSHAQRVIRADGHGVPELLEAILQFLPLDDFVDSPAAVMQPVDTTAETPPIWTEFEHHINSTAERRIELECVERFAFYERAKAAYAIVATGETAIYANLILKKGVVS; from the coding sequence ATGCTCAACGGAATCCCGCCGATAATCTCCCCGGAACTGATGTACGCCCTAATGAAGATGGGGCACGGCGATGAAATCGTGCTCGCCGACGGCAATTTCCCCGCCGATTCGCACGCTCAACGTGTGATCCGAGCCGACGGACACGGCGTGCCGGAATTGCTCGAAGCGATCCTGCAATTTCTGCCGCTGGATGATTTCGTCGACTCCCCCGCCGCAGTCATGCAACCGGTCGACACCACCGCCGAGACGCCACCAATTTGGACAGAGTTCGAACACCACATCAATTCGACCGCCGAACGCCGGATCGAATTGGAATGCGTCGAACGCTTCGCCTTCTACGAACGCGCAAAAGCTGCCTACGCGATCGTTGCCACTGGAGAAACGGCGATTTATGCGAATCTGATTTTAAAGAAGGGTGTCGTTTCGTAG
- a CDS encoding leucyl aminopeptidase, with amino-acid sequence MELQLEERSWNEVAADWLIVLVSKDVSWSFPLSDLDSHLDGVLSQLRERDEFPSDVGETCKLPVAKGIAADRLLLVGLGSTEALTPAKFERAARIAFRQITKKKDQTVAVAWPGTPNIDSATAIQTAVMSAVIAGVGPGVYQSEPNRHPLKTLTLLQEASDENRKSGEAGHILGETINQTRDLVNRCADEIYPESVAQKAKEMSDEVGLRCRILDQEQLEAERMGSLLAVARASTRPPRVVVLEYLGASSEAPTLALCGKGVCFDSGGLSIKSSEGMNTMKADMAGAATVFGALAAIARLKLPVNVVGYLGLVENMISGSAYKLGDVLTARNGVTIEVLNTDAEGRLVLADVLAYAVDQGADKIVDLATLTGACVVALGEEVNGLFTNNSEWGDEVKAAAKSCEERVWELPMDNDFNDLLKSDVADCKNIGGRWGGAITAAKFLEKFVSEKPWVHLDIAGPSFATSSKSHQDSGATGVMVRTLVELARNFK; translated from the coding sequence ATGGAATTACAGCTCGAAGAACGGTCCTGGAACGAAGTCGCAGCCGATTGGCTCATCGTCTTGGTCTCCAAGGACGTGAGTTGGTCTTTCCCTTTGTCGGATTTAGATTCCCATCTCGACGGAGTCTTAAGCCAACTCCGAGAACGAGATGAGTTTCCCAGCGACGTTGGCGAAACCTGCAAGTTGCCGGTCGCGAAGGGGATCGCCGCGGATCGGTTGTTGCTCGTGGGATTAGGTTCCACCGAAGCCTTGACGCCGGCGAAGTTTGAACGAGCTGCGCGAATTGCCTTCCGACAAATCACGAAGAAAAAGGACCAAACCGTCGCGGTCGCGTGGCCAGGCACTCCCAATATCGACTCGGCGACGGCGATTCAAACGGCAGTGATGTCGGCCGTGATTGCCGGGGTCGGTCCAGGGGTGTACCAAAGCGAACCCAATCGACACCCGCTCAAGACTCTTACGTTGCTTCAAGAGGCATCCGACGAGAACCGTAAGAGTGGCGAAGCCGGTCACATCCTCGGCGAAACCATCAACCAAACTCGGGATCTGGTGAACCGCTGTGCGGACGAAATCTATCCGGAATCCGTCGCCCAAAAAGCCAAAGAGATGAGCGACGAGGTCGGTTTGCGATGTCGAATTCTCGATCAAGAGCAACTCGAAGCGGAACGGATGGGGTCACTTTTGGCGGTCGCCCGAGCCAGCACCCGACCGCCGCGCGTGGTCGTCCTCGAGTATCTTGGAGCCAGCAGCGAAGCACCGACACTTGCCTTGTGTGGAAAAGGCGTGTGTTTCGACAGTGGCGGGTTGTCGATCAAATCCAGCGAGGGCATGAATACCATGAAGGCGGACATGGCCGGTGCCGCGACGGTTTTCGGAGCGCTCGCCGCCATCGCCCGACTCAAACTACCAGTGAATGTGGTGGGGTATTTGGGACTCGTCGAGAACATGATCAGCGGTTCGGCGTACAAGCTCGGTGACGTGCTGACCGCTCGCAACGGTGTGACGATCGAAGTCCTCAACACCGATGCCGAAGGGCGTTTGGTCCTCGCCGATGTGCTGGCTTATGCAGTCGATCAGGGCGCGGACAAAATTGTCGACTTGGCGACCCTAACCGGTGCGTGTGTGGTGGCCCTGGGTGAGGAAGTCAACGGACTCTTCACGAACAACTCGGAATGGGGCGACGAAGTCAAAGCGGCCGCCAAGAGTTGTGAGGAACGAGTCTGGGAACTGCCGATGGACAACGACTTCAACGATCTGCTCAAGAGTGACGTCGCCGACTGCAAGAACATTGGCGGCCGATGGGGCGGGGCAATCACCGCTGCGAAGTTCCTCGAAAAATTCGTCAGCGAGAAACCGTGGGTGCACCTCGACATCGCCGGCCCGTCCTTCGCCACCAGTAGCAAAAGCCATCAAGACAGCGGAGCCACCGGCGTCATGGTGCGAACGTTGGTGGAACTCGCACGTAACTTCAAATAG
- a CDS encoding ankyrin repeat domain-containing protein: MQDVEAFIELIRQNRHQEALDMLNEFPALAKTRTERSGQLHGATPLHWAAHRNATELCGRLLDLGANVNDSVSDWWLTPLSWGADAGSAEAVELLLKRGADVNQDAIVGTTALHAVAMGGSTQGKGDPGAYERTAEILIANGADINRRTNKQRTPLDEAIDNENNAVANVLRQHGALASKAST; the protein is encoded by the coding sequence ATGCAAGACGTCGAGGCGTTCATTGAGTTGATCCGTCAGAATCGCCATCAAGAAGCTCTGGATATGCTTAACGAGTTTCCAGCGCTCGCCAAGACGCGTACGGAACGATCGGGGCAGCTTCACGGGGCAACGCCTCTTCACTGGGCCGCACACCGTAACGCGACCGAACTCTGTGGGCGATTGCTCGACCTCGGGGCGAACGTCAATGATTCGGTCAGCGATTGGTGGCTGACACCACTTTCATGGGGCGCGGATGCCGGTAGCGCTGAGGCGGTTGAACTCTTGTTAAAACGCGGCGCCGATGTCAATCAGGATGCCATTGTCGGAACAACTGCCCTCCACGCGGTCGCAATGGGTGGGTCAACCCAAGGCAAAGGTGATCCGGGTGCGTATGAAAGAACGGCTGAAATACTGATCGCCAATGGCGCCGACATCAACCGGCGGACAAATAAGCAGCGAACACCATTGGATGAAGCGATCGACAACGAAAACAATGCTGTCGCGAATGTACTGCGGCAACACGGAGCACTCGCTTCCAAGGCGTCAACCTGA
- the map gene encoding type I methionyl aminopeptidase, with amino-acid sequence MTIESQADVDGIMAAGRVVATVRDAMLAAVEPGMTTQELDDLGGRLLDEAGALSAPKVTYDFPGSTCISVNEQAAHGVPGSKVICAGDIVNVDVSASLNGYFADTGGTTVVPPIAPLRARLCHATRVALKSAVSEARAGAKINRIGKAIQSVAKAHRFKVIRNLAGHGIGRSLHEEPAGIIGYYDHNDSRKLHAGQVVAIEPFLSTRSTHVGEGEDGWALIGHRSNLSAQYEHTIIITNGAPIVATLSASGG; translated from the coding sequence ATGACAATAGAAAGCCAAGCTGATGTTGACGGCATTATGGCCGCAGGTCGTGTTGTTGCGACGGTACGAGATGCGATGCTTGCAGCGGTCGAACCAGGGATGACTACGCAAGAGTTGGATGACCTAGGCGGACGCTTGCTTGATGAAGCGGGAGCACTGTCAGCACCCAAGGTCACATATGATTTCCCTGGCTCAACTTGCATTAGTGTCAATGAGCAAGCTGCACACGGGGTTCCTGGTTCGAAAGTGATCTGTGCAGGCGATATTGTTAATGTTGATGTGTCGGCGAGCTTGAATGGATATTTTGCCGATACGGGTGGCACAACAGTCGTGCCACCGATCGCACCATTAAGAGCACGACTATGTCATGCAACACGGGTCGCCCTGAAAAGTGCAGTTTCTGAGGCACGCGCTGGAGCGAAGATCAATCGGATTGGAAAAGCCATTCAGTCTGTCGCAAAAGCACATCGATTCAAGGTCATTCGCAATCTGGCAGGTCACGGTATCGGGCGGTCCTTACATGAAGAGCCCGCAGGCATAATTGGCTATTACGATCACAATGACTCTCGGAAATTGCACGCAGGTCAGGTCGTTGCCATTGAGCCTTTTTTATCAACTAGAAGCACTCATGTTGGTGAGGGCGAGGACGGTTGGGCATTGATTGGTCACAGATCGAATTTGTCGGCTCAATATGAGCACACGATCATTATCACCAATGGAGCGCCCATTGTTGCGACGCTTTCTGCTTCCGGCGGCTAA